In the genome of Camarhynchus parvulus chromosome 23, STF_HiC, whole genome shotgun sequence, the window GGCTTCATCGAGAGCCACAGGGGATCTGGAAGCAGGGCAGCAGTTCTTCCTGTCACTGGCGGTCAGCCTGACCCCATCCCATGGCACTCAGGTCCAAACTTCTACTTTCACACCATGGAAGAAATCAAACCTGAGGAGACACAGATGGAACCAGGCCGAGAGTGTTTTGTGGTGCAGGAGCCAGGCCTGGCGAGAGCTGAGGCGTTTCAGACTCTCTGCATCTCCACACACGGCTCCCTGCCCGCTCTGCCACCGAGCTCTGGGTACCTTGAGCAAATCCACGGGGTGGCGAACCTGACCCTCcggtgaggagcagcaggtgcaggAGGGAGGTTGGTGGAAGCAGTGCAGGTGTCAGGGGagtccccagctccagggcaccGCCTTTGCCCAAATCACCCTTTATTAACTCTTTTCGGGCCGGTTCCTGTTGAGCACGGCCCGAGGGGCGAACTCCAGCTTGTCCTTCAGGCTCACCACCTTGGTCAGGTCCTCGCCCACGATCTCCTGCAGCTTGCGGTCCTCCCGCTGCTCCGAGATGCTCTTCTCCTCCTGGGCCGTGGCCGGGGGGTCTCCGCGCAGGAACCACTCCAGCTGGGAGCCCACCAGCCCCACCACGAAGGCCACCGGGAAGGTGACGTACGGGGCCTTGGAGCGCACGGCCGCCCACAGCACGGACCACATGCCTGCCGGCGGCGGGACGCGGCGGTTACCGGCCGGGCCCGCTCGCTCCGGGCCTTCAGCAATGGCCGCAGGGAATGGGGACCCGCGTGGGCCGCGCAGGGACCCCCGCCCGGGTCCGCAGGGaccccagcccggccccgctcacccgggcccagccccggccccggccccggccccggccccgcccgtTCCGGTCACGGCCGtgagggggcggcggggcggggctgcCCCCTGGCGGACAGCGCGGGAACCGCAGCGCTGGAGGAGCGACAGCGGCTGGGACACCGGGGGAtacggggggacacgggggggacatGAAGGGACACGGAGGGGAATCATgtgggacacggggggacacggggagagCGACAGcggctggggacaaggggggacaccgggggacacggagggggggacacgggaggggacacgggggagaGTCATGGGGGAACggggggacaccgaggggacacgggggggatACGGGGGGGACACCGAGGTGGAATCATGGGGGATATGTGGGGGACACCgagggggacactgaggggggcacactggagggaaaaagattgagggaagcagaggggcacaAGGAGGAGTCATGGGGAATATGAGGGGGACAGCGAGGGGGAGTCATGGGGTGACATGGGGGGAACATGAAGGGGAGCATGGAGGGGACACAAGGGGCAGTCATCAGGGGAGACAGGAGGAATACACGGAGGGAACACGGACGGGAGTcatgctggggacaaggggtgCCACGGGGGGAGCCACGGGGAGACACCCACAGGGCGAGACCCCCGGGGAGAGCCACGGGGTGTCACCCAtggggggacacacagggaggaGCCCAAGGGGAGACCCAGGGACGATTCACGGAGAGATGCACAAATCACAGAGGGTGTCTTGGCCACGGGGAGACGGAGTCATGCAGGAGTCACGAGGAGTGTCACAGCGAGACAGCCACGGGGGTGTCACAGGGGAGACTCACGTGGGGAGTCACAGGGAGAGAGACACCCACAGGGGGACAGACTCAGAGACTCGGAAGCAGAGACCCTGCTGGAAAAGACCCATGGGAGGTTTCCATGGGGAGATCCACGAGGAAACCAGCAAAAACCCCTCTCCCACCGCACGGTCACCAGTTTCCCCCACCACACCCATGCCGTTCCCACCCCACGGACACAAAAGGATGGGAGACAGCTGAAAGGCGAGCCCGGTGCCGGCCATGTCCCCGCAGGGAAGTGGCCGCTGGCCCGGAGTAACCAAAGTCATCTTTATTAATTGCGGCGGTTCGTTACAATAAAAAGGGAGCCACGTGTCACGGTCACTGCACGGCGCtggccggggcgggggccgggggcccTTCCCAGGCACATCCCTAAattgggggtgcagggggagtggggaggggaagggcttTGGGTGGCTGAGTGGGTGCTGCCGTCACGGAGGTGTTTAGCACCGACGGACCCCCAGGCGCGAGGGACCCCAGCTGCCTCTGACCCCACCGCCCTGCCTGAGGGCCTGGGCGAGGTTTGGCCCCAGATTTCGGGAGGTTTGGCCCCAGATTTCGGGAGCTACCTGGCACCCACTGGCCCTGCCCTGAGGGGTGGCTGGTGATGCTGCGTGGGGCTGCTGGCGCGGCAGAGTGAGGAACTGGGGTGGGGTCTTTCCCCCTCTGCCACCAAAAGGGACGCTGAGGGGGGGACAGGATGTTTGGAGGACGGGGTTAAGGACAGGGATGAGGCAGATGCAGCCTCCTGCCCCACCAcgctgctctgccctggaggGAGCTCTCCACCCTGTtcctggctctgtgcacagtgatgggggagctgggaacagccacATCCCAGGGTGTCCCTTGGCCCTGAGAGGCATCAGGTAGGCGACAGCCCTATCCCGGGGTGCCCCACCCCACAGggctccaggagctcagggggAAGGGGTGTCCCCCTGAGGCGGTCTCTAGCTCCACACTCAAGGGACAGCTGCTGTCCATGTCCGCCCTCCGGTCCCACCCACCGGTGCCAAGCCCAGCGtgctcctgtcactgcaggtgGGCTCACTGAGGAGCATCTCCCCCTGCAGCAAGGCACGGGGGGGACTATTGCCTGTCCCGGGCTAGTGCCACATTGCAGAGGTGCTCCTGgcctccaggctggcaggagggaaggacGGGCAGATGAGGGATGGGCTGAGGGGGAGGAGGGCTGAGCGGGAAGGGGAGAAGCGCGTGGCGATGCTCCGTGCGAGGGAAGCGGGGCGGCTCGCCGTGACCGGGGggcctctgctgctctggcccGTCCCACCAGGCAGGACACAGCGCTGGTCACGTGTAGTTTCTGGTTTATTCCTTGggttatatttatatatgtatataggggagggagccctgggtCCCCACGGCACCTGAGCCGCGGGCGGGGGGAGCAGCGAGGGGACCCCTTTGTCCCCAGCACGTCCCAAAGCCTCGTgccggcagggcagggctggg includes:
- the SMIM12 gene encoding small integral membrane protein 12; this translates as MWSVLWAAVRSKAPYVTFPVAFVVGLVGSQLEWFLRGDPPATAQEEKSISEQREDRKLQEIVGEDLTKVVSLKDKLEFAPRAVLNRNRPEKS